A window of Prolixibacter sp. SD074 contains these coding sequences:
- a CDS encoding ABC transporter ATP-binding protein, giving the protein MGKKALKVKNLIKYFYDPQTFQVIKGVSFDVDKAEFLSIIGKSGSGKSTLLYVLSTMDTDYEGSLEFNGDLLTGRTQNQLAQFRNEHIGFVFQFHYLLPEFTALQNVMLPALKLGKLSPAEIEEKAYESLALLDLKDQALKRANKLSGGQQQRVAIARALINNPSIIMGDEPTGNLDSKNSKAVQDIFRNLAQEFGQTIICVTHDNDFARNTDRTIEMTDGLILQ; this is encoded by the coding sequence ATGGGGAAAAAAGCGCTAAAGGTTAAAAACCTGATTAAATATTTTTACGACCCACAGACTTTTCAGGTCATCAAGGGCGTGTCATTTGACGTTGATAAAGCAGAATTTCTTTCCATAATTGGAAAGTCCGGTTCCGGAAAATCGACACTATTGTATGTCCTCTCAACCATGGACACCGATTACGAAGGCAGTCTTGAATTCAACGGAGACTTATTGACCGGAAGAACGCAGAATCAGCTTGCTCAGTTTCGGAATGAGCACATCGGGTTTGTGTTTCAGTTTCACTACCTGTTACCCGAGTTTACTGCCCTGCAGAATGTGATGTTACCGGCATTAAAACTGGGAAAACTCTCACCGGCGGAGATTGAAGAAAAAGCATACGAAAGCCTGGCATTACTCGATTTGAAAGATCAAGCGCTTAAACGGGCGAACAAACTTTCGGGAGGACAGCAACAGCGGGTTGCTATCGCCAGGGCACTGATAAACAATCCGTCCATCATCATGGGTGATGAGCCCACCGGTAATCTGGATAGCAAGAATTCAAAGGCTGTACAGGACATTTTTCGAAATCTGGCGCAGGAGTTTGGCCAAACGATTATTTGCGTCACGCATGATAACGATTTTGCCCGGAATACCGATCGGACCATCGAAATGACGGATGGTTTGATTTTGCAATAA
- a CDS encoding FtsX-like permease family protein: protein MNRQISFVHLTSKIWQTLVAVLGVTFGVSMYIFMNSFMNGVNNTQDSLTFSTLAHVRIYNDENTSTYDPVVEFVKPGTLINIRNKKSIQYTDGIKNTSQVISLVEKQPGVTGIAPQLNFSVFFRNGAKKINGNISGVDVVNENRLFAIGDKVISGRWKDLTYRKSGIILGKDLAKNLGVKLNDNVNILTSDGISKNLPVEGIVETSVKGIDRSQAYVNIVTARQILGKNFDFSSDIQINIADRDKTGELINQLKPLIPYQIESWQTANQQLVAASQLRNITAIAVSLTILLVAGFGIYNIMNMTINEKIKEIAILKAMGFSGKDVKNIFLTQAVIIGVVGSITGILFGYGISSLVNEVPFRIAGLTTLPIFYQPVDFIMATVFGTATTIFAGYLPSRKASKIDPVIIIRG, encoded by the coding sequence GTGAACAGGCAGATATCATTTGTTCATCTGACCTCAAAAATCTGGCAAACGCTGGTGGCCGTCCTCGGTGTGACTTTTGGCGTTTCCATGTACATTTTCATGAACAGTTTCATGAATGGTGTGAATAATACCCAGGATAGCCTGACATTTAGCACACTGGCACATGTCCGGATTTACAATGACGAAAATACCAGTACCTATGATCCGGTAGTTGAGTTTGTGAAGCCCGGCACATTGATAAACATTAGGAACAAGAAGAGTATACAGTACACCGACGGAATCAAAAACACGTCACAAGTAATTTCGCTGGTGGAAAAACAACCCGGGGTAACCGGAATTGCTCCGCAACTTAATTTCAGTGTATTCTTTCGGAATGGAGCTAAAAAAATCAACGGAAATATTTCCGGGGTCGATGTTGTTAACGAAAATCGTCTATTCGCCATTGGTGACAAAGTAATTTCAGGCAGATGGAAGGACTTGACTTACCGAAAATCCGGGATCATTCTCGGAAAGGATCTGGCCAAAAACCTGGGGGTTAAGTTGAATGACAACGTCAATATCCTGACTTCCGATGGAATATCGAAGAATCTTCCGGTTGAAGGAATTGTTGAAACTTCAGTGAAAGGAATTGATAGGTCGCAGGCGTATGTCAATATCGTCACAGCCCGGCAGATATTGGGAAAGAACTTCGACTTTTCCAGCGATATCCAGATTAACATTGCCGATCGGGATAAAACCGGAGAACTGATCAATCAGCTCAAACCGCTCATTCCGTATCAAATCGAATCGTGGCAGACCGCTAACCAGCAACTCGTGGCTGCATCCCAACTTCGGAACATTACTGCGATAGCTGTCTCACTAACAATTTTGCTGGTAGCTGGTTTTGGGATTTACAATATTATGAATATGACCATCAACGAGAAAATAAAGGAGATAGCCATTCTGAAAGCGATGGGGTTCTCGGGAAAGGATGTGAAAAATATTTTTCTCACACAGGCAGTAATTATTGGGGTGGTTGGTAGTATAACCGGCATTCTGTTCGGCTATGGCATTTCATCACTGGTTAACGAAGTGCCGTTCAGAATAGCCGGTTTAACCACTCTCCCCATTTTTTATCAACCTGTAGACTTCATCATGGCAACAGTATTTGGAACCGCGACAACCATTTTTGCGGGTTATCTTCCGTCGCGGAAAGCATCGAAAATTGATCCGGTTATTATAATCAGAGGATAA